In Thermococcus profundus, the genomic stretch GCCCTTCGCTGCATCGCGGGGAGTACGTGTTGCCGACTCTACTCCAGAGGAGATAAAGGCCGCCCTCCTCTCAAAGGGGCTGCAGGAGGGTCCGCTCTCGCACATCACCCGGATCTTCGAGCTGGCCAGATACGGCGACGTCGAACTCTCGCGGGAGGAATTTGAGGAGTTTGTGGAGGCCCTCAGAAGCTTGGAGGTGGTCAAATGAAGTTCCGGTTCACTGCTGGTCTTGCGGTGTTCCCGATACTTACAGTGGTTTCACTGTTTATCTTCACACAGCCTCCCCTTGACGCGTACTCGGGTCTTCAGACCCCGCTCCTCTATCTGTTTGGAGTGCTCTCCCTTGCAAGCCTCGCGGGTGCCTTCGACCTTCCGGTCATCCCCGGCCTTTTGAGGGGGCTTGCGGTTTCAATGTTCGTGTACACGTACCCCACTTATCCCCCCTACGATCCTTCGCGGCTCCACTTCCAGACGGGCCTCGCGGTGCTGATCTTTGGATCAGTCCTTGCCAAGGAGGCATCCCAGACCCCTAGGAAGTTTGACCTCCTAGTTAGGGGTGTGGGGCTCTTCGTTGCCTTCCTCGGACTGTCCCAGCTTTTGAAGGATATGGGGGCGCCTCCGTGGCTCTCCAGTATTTTCTTCTACCTCGGCTTCGCCCCCCTTGTGGTTTACTCCCTCGGATTCGGGGAGGCCCTTCTTGGAGGGGACTACATCGAGAAGAGGGCGAAGGGGCTCATAATAGCCTTCGTGCTGATAGCCCTCTACGTGGGTGGCAGAGACTACTTGAGGGAGCTGTTCCCGGAGATTGCTTTTCTCATCGACCTTGCCCTCTTTGTCGCGGTATCGGTCGTTGTGCTCCTCATCGTGGGGAGGTACTTCATGGGTAGCGACCTGGAGCCGTTCCTCCTTGGTGAGTGGGAGAAGCACGAGGCCAGGGTTAAAATAGTGAAGGATGAGGCCCTTAGGGAGGCCAAGAACGCGATTGACGAGTTCGTGGTGAGAAAGAACAAGCTCCCCCTAATCGCGTACCTCTCCTACTACGGCTCCAGGGCGTACGGGAGTCCTGATGCGCTGATGGAGGTTATCAAACCCCTCGTCGAATACGAGGGTACATCTTACTCCTCCCTAACTCCTGGCTGGCTGGTTAAGAAGTACGAGAGGCAGGACATGGAGAGGAGGATCAGGATAGTTGAAGAAATAATCGGGAGGTTGAGGGGATGAGTCAGGTTGCCCTTCCGGAAAACGCCGAACGGGTGGAGACGTACTCTAAAATGGCCGATATAGTCGTCAAGGAGATCTCAAGGGTCTACATAGGGAACGAGCCGGTGGTGAGAAAGGCCCTCGCGGCCTCGCTTGTTAACGGCAACGTGCTCTTCGAGGATCACCCGGGCCTTGGAAAGACCCTTCTGGCCAAGGCCTTCGGAAAGGCCCTTGGCCTCAACTACCGCCGCGTTCAGTTCACCCCGGATCTGCTTCCGAGCGACATACTGGGTACCAAGGTCTGGCGCCAGAACCTCGGAAAGTTCGAGCTCGTTAAGGGGCCGATTTTCACCAACGTCCTCCTCGCGGACGAGATAAACAGGGCACCCCCAAAGACCCAGGCGGCCCTGCTTGAGGCAATGGAAGAGAGGCAAGTAACTATTGAGGGCGAAACCCTCGTCCTTGAGAGGCCCTTCTTCGTGATGGCCACCCAGAACCCGATAGAGTACGAGGGGACCTATCCCCTCCCCGAGGCCCAGCTTGACCGCTTTGCCCTCAGGATGAGCGTCGGCTATCCAAAGAGCCTCGACGACGAGATAGCCATACTGGAAGCCAGGATCAGGTGGGCCAAGGACGATCCGACCGTTGACATGGAGCCGGTCATAGACAGGGGGACTTTCCTGGCCATGCAGGACTTCGTGGAGAACAACATCTTCATCCACAGGGAGATCCTCAGGTACATAGCGGAGATAGTCAGGACAGCCAGGGCCGACGAGAGGGTTGAGGCCGGTCCGAGCCCGAGGGGAGCGTTAACGCTCCTCAAGATAAGCAAGGCCAATGCCATGCTCAGCGGGAGGGACTTCGTTATCCCGGACGACGTTAAAGCCTATGCTGTTGAGGCTCTGGCCCACAGAATGGTTCTCAAACCGGAGTACTCATTTGAGGACGTCACCACGGAGTCCATAGTGGAGGAAGTCCTCAAGAGGGTGGAGGTCCCGAAGAAGTTCAAACCGGGGGAGGAGGCTTGAGGTTAGCCAGATCCCTCTTTTACACCTCTGTAGGCCTGGCCCTCCTTGGAGCCCTCACCGAGATGACGGAGGTAATCTACCTCTCGCTCTTCCCGCTCTTTGCCCTGGCCATTGGACTGGCCATTCGGCCCCCTGCTGGTGTGGCCGTCGAAAGGGAAGTGGGGAAGGGGCCGTACCGCCCGGGCGATGAGATACCCCTGAGGATAAGGCTTAGGGTGGAGGGCGGAATGGGCTTCATCCTCCTCCGCCAGCCGCTCCCTCCTGAGGTCGAGCTTGTGGAGGGTTCTAACGTATGGGCAGTTTTCAAGGGACCCAGGAAGCTGGAGAAGGAGTTTACCATTAAAATCCGCGTTCCGAGGAGGGGACGCTATACTCTTCCCCAGGCGGAGGTCTACGTTGAACCCCTGCTGAAGTTTGGGCCTGGGGGAGTAATCCCTGCAGGAGACGTCCTGACTGTAACGGTTCTCCCCCTTGTAAAGCCGCCCAGAAGGGTTAGAACCGTAAACACGCGCTCCCAGATACCCATTCCCCTCACCAGCTACTCCCTGACCGGTCCGATCTCCACGGACTTTAAGGAGATACGGGAGTACCGGCCAGGGGATCCTGTGAAGTTCATAAACTGGAAGGCGAGCGCGAGGAGGGGCGATGTTTTAGTGAACGAATACGAGAGGGAGGGCAAAAAGACCGTCATGTTCTACGTCGATGCCAGGGCGGCTATGGGGGTTGGGAGCTTCATGGAGAACCCCCTTGAGTACGCGGTGTCTCTGGTGGCCTCTTTAGCCTACTACTTCCTCCGGAGGGGGTACAACGTCGGCCTCTACGTTGTTGGTAGGGGGGAGCTCCTGATGCCTTCCCCTGGCAACAGACAGCTCTACGCAATGGTCAAGAAACTCATGGAGGTCGAGCTGAGCCAGGGAACGGGCGAGGGTTTTGTCGGAGCTTTCAAAAAGAGTGAGAGGGTTCTCATCCAGTACTCCCCCCTTCTGGTCGTCGTGTCAAACCTCCTGGACTCGGAGGAACTCAGGACCGCCTTGAAGTCCGTAATGAAGTACTACAAGGGCAGGCCCCCGGCCATGGTCTTCGACCTGTTCCCGTACTCAATGTTCGAGGGAAAGGAAGTCGAGCTCATAAGGCTGAAGAAGCTCGCGGTGGAGAACGATCTCCGTGGACTGGCCCACGTTTTCCAGTGGGACGTTAGAAAAACTGACGTTTCCTCAGTCCTCTCAAAAACCGTGAGGATGGTGAGGTGAAGTGATAAAGGCAACGGCGTACTCTCTCAAAGCCCTCCTTGTCGTTCCCCTTGTGCTGGGCCTTGTGGATGCGGTGCTGGCTGTTCCGGGGGCAGGTGAGCTGATCTCATCGTACTTCCCGTTCATCTCCCCTCGCATACTCCTTCTGTCCCTCTTCGGAGCGCTCTTTGTTTCCGCATCGGTACTCGGGAGTACCGCCAGGATCATAAAGTTCCTCTCCTGGATCTACGTTATACCTCCTATCCTCGTTCTCGGCGTTTTCAACAGGGTTATGGAGTACTTCGGGGTAAATCTTAGCCCCTGGGGTCTCAACTTAACCTACCTGGCTTACTTGGTGGTATCCCTCCCCCTGGCCCACACCCTCGATGATACCGTTAAGCGTGCCAACCGGCTGGAGGAATGGGGGGTAGAGGGCTACGACGGGGCACTCCACGGGGTTCTCGGTTCAGTTGTTCTTCTGTTGCTCTCAGCGGGGGTGCTCTCACTCCTCTACTACAAGGAGGTGGCCCTCTCGGTTTCCCTTCCCCCTTATTCCCTTACGGTCGTTGTCTTCGTACTAGGGCTGGCGGCCCTCGTTGGATTCCTGCCGGGGCATGCCAGAAAAACGGTCGCCTTCGTTAAGGCGAAGGTAGAGCTTGGACCAGCTTACGAAGTCTCTGTCTCCGAAATTTGGGGAAACACCGTTTTGACAATCAAGGACTACGGCAACAGGCAGCTCAGGGAGTTTACGTACTCTTTTGATCTCAACGGAAAACCCCCGGACTCAGTGCTCCTGATGAGGGATGGAGTTGAGAGAAAAGTAAGGAAGGTCAGGGACGTGGTTGTGGACGGAGTCAGATACGTTGTATACTCCAACGAGAGATCTGAGGCCATCTGACGGTTTTCCTTTCTACTCCTTCACTTCGACCCCGTAGACCTTCTCTGGGTTCTCAACGTGTATTCTGTACACGTCCTCCTCTGTGAAGATGCCGTTCTGGAGGAATGCTTTCGTTCTCTTTGGTACGGTCTTGGGTCCGAGAACGGCTCCGGGTCTTCTCCTATCGTCTATGTAATCGGTCTCCATCATGAACCGGTTTCCCTGCTCTATGGCAGCTTTGATGTTCTTCCTGCTCGCTATCACGCTCGGAAAGACGCCGACCTCTTCGGCGACCTTTACAAGAGGAGGCGAGAAGTGCTTGACGACCTTGTGGGGCTTTATCCCCACTTCATTCACGTATCTTCCGAGCTCCCTGAACTTCTCCTCATCAAAGCTCTCAGTGTGCAGCTGGACCGCGCAGTCTGCCTCCTTGGCGAGTCTCATGCCGTACTTCATGAGCTCTATGCTGGCTTCCCAAATTTCATCGGGAACCGGGTAGTGCGGCCTGCCTATTTCACCTATTCCTATCGCCTTTCCCTCCAGGCAGAGCCCCTGGGCGTACTCGAGCGCCTTCATTACCTCGTTCTTCGCGTACTCGAGGCCCTTTTCCCTTGCCAGATAATCGAACTCTGCCGGGTGAACCCCAACGACCGCGTAGGCTTTAACTGGGGTCTCCCTGTTTATCCTTTCAACGAGCTCAAGGTGGAAGTCCATCGCCTTCATGAAATCCTCAGCCTTTAGCCCCGGGAAGCCGTAGTCGTGAGCCGTTTTGTAGACCACGACGAGGTGCGTTCCTCCAGCTCTGTGGAACTCCTTAACAGCTTCCAGAAAGAGGCCGTGGTAGGGATCAACGTGAAAGTGGTCGTCCCAGATTATCATACCATCACCTCACGACTGGTATATCTCCAGATCCTCCCCCTTCTCACAGGGGATCTCCCTTTCAAGAATGAGGGCAACTTTGTCGCCTGAGATCGCGAACTCAACTTCCCTGTGATCCTTCTCTATCCTCATCACAGGGCTCGCTTTCCTCCCCTTGACCTTGTAGCCCGGATAGATTATCCCCTCAACGACCTCCCCCACCAAAACTTGGCGATTTAAAACCGTCAGTTTCTTCTCCACGCGGAACCTTCCTGTGGGTCTCCTGGAGACTACCTCAACGCTCTGGTTACCTCTCCTCAGGAACCCCAGAAGGCCCATCAGAATTCCCCCCAATTCTCTCGCCCCATGAGACGATGTCCTTTGGAGACACCAGTACCCTGTTGATGTCATACATAAGAGTGAAGATCGACTTTTTGAACCTGATGTCTAAATACTCTCCAGTGTCCTGAAGGTGAACCACGGATGTGGCTATGTCCTCGAGGATCGGGAGTGGGTTGAGTTCAAGATTCTCCAGAATCGGCACATCAACGATGTAAACGTTGAACCTAACATTGGTATCCATTGAGGATTTTATGGAGTTGATTAGAGCGTAAACTGAACTGAAATCGTTGTGAAATGCCAAGTACCTCTCCAATCCAGGGTTTATTAGGAGGTGTTTTTTCTTCTCCCTTAGGTAGTCCCTTCTCTTTCTCGTGTACACCTCGGGATCATCTGATACATTTATCCTCCCTGCCACTTTCCCATAATCCTCTGAACCCCCTATCTTGATTACTTCCACTGAATTCAAGTCTATACCTAGTCCCATCATTTCCATGTGCTTGACGTAGAGAGGGAATATATCGAGGACGTCCTCAATGATAATGCTCATTCCCATCTTTTTTGCGTACTTTGAGAGGACGTATAACGTCATCTCCGCCCCCATGGATGATTCGTTCTCGATTAGAGTCATGCCTCCTGGCTTCAGCTTTTTCAGAAGGCTCTCAATACTGTCCAGTAACTGTAGAGGGCCGTTAGGTTCTTCCAATCAGATCACCTCCAAGTTGTATTGGGATGGTTTTCCCCACATCCTTGAGATTGAGGCTTTTTACCACCTTTACCTTTGCCCCTGCAGGCATTGGTTCCATGCTCATCACGGCCGTTGCCACTCGCTCTATTTCATGCAGAACAGTGGGGCTCATGTCCTCCAGTATTTCTTTGTTAACTAGATAGAATGCTTTTCTGGTTGGGGCCCCCGTGAACTTCTGAATTGTTAGTATTATTGAATATCGGTCTCTTAAATTCCTGGACAGTAGGAATAAGTGCTCTACGCCTACAACTAAGTTTATGAAAGTTCCCTCCAACTTGGCCATCGCAGGCTTAACGGCCTTCATGTACTCTCTTGTGTACACCCTGGGGTCAGGGTGAAACTTTACAGTTGCCAGAACCTTCCCCACATTCTTTCTTCCTCCGGTCTTTACGACGAGGACGTCGCTGAGGTCTATTTCAACGTCGAGCTTTTCTAGATGGGTTTTGAGGATGTAGAGGGTGTCGAAGTTATCATCTATTAGGAGGGGGATGCCCTTTTCCCTGCAGTACTCGATGAAGAACTTGAGCGTGAACTCCGGTATGTACGAGGGGACGTACTCCAGTAGAACCGTCTCCCCCGGGTGGGTTTTTTCCACTATCCCAACCGCGGGCTCGAGCTCCATGATCTCACCTTATTGTACATTGCATCTACGTTGATATAAATGTTTTGAGGGATGCCATCAGCTCTTCTAGGAATACCTCGACGTCTTCAACGGTGTTGTAGATGTGCGGCGATGCCCTTATCCCGTAGTGTCCCAAAACCCCGCGGTGGCTGACAGCTATTCCATTCTCCGCGAGCTTCTTGTGGATCTCCTCTTCTCTCCCGTAGCTCAGGCCGGTTTTTATCGTAACTATCGCCGAGCCCTCTGTGAACACCTCAAGTCCCGCGCTGATTGCCTCGTCATTTATCCTCTCAGTTTGAGGTCAACGGAGTTCACATCTCCCTCAAAGTCGAGGACGTCCGTTAGGAGTTTACTTACCTCGTGGAGAACCGTTAGGGGCATGAGTCCTATGCTTGCGGTGTTGAGGTAGGCTCTAAACTTCCCCAGTGCCGGAAACATGCTTTTCCTCATAGGAATCCCTAGTATGGCTGGATCTTTCCCTTCTTAAAGAATTCGGAAAGAAGAGACGGACTGCGGTCAGATAACGGCAGGAACCCCAGGAATCCTCGGAAACGGCTGCACTTCGGCTATGTGTCCTGCCCCCACCATGTAGCGGATGAGCCTCTCGACGCCTATACCAGCTCCTGCACTTGGCCTCAGGAGGCCAGCCTTCGCGACCTCAAGGTAGGGCCTGAAGGCTTCGAGGCTTATTCCTGCCCTCTTCATCTTGCGAACTATCACCTCATACTGCCACTCCCTCTCGCCGCCACTCGAGACTTCTCCATAGCCTTCCGGCAGGTAGAGATCGTAGTTCCTGAAGTGACCTGGTCTCTCTGGATCCTCCCTGTCGTAGAACTCCCTCTCGATGTCAGTTACCCAGAATGGCTCCTCCATCAGCCTGCTAGCCTCGTCCTCGCTTCCGAACTCCTCGACTATCTCCTCCAGCGTGAAGCGCTTGAAGGGTGCCCTCACCCTGGGAACCTCGCGCTCAAGCCCCCAGCTTCTTGCCTCCCTGAAGAGGCCGCTGATGAGTCCCTCGATGAGGGTCATGACGTCGTCCATGCTCGCGCCGGCTATCTCAAAGTCGAGCTGGGTGAACTCGTAGGCGTGCCTGCCGTCGTCGGCTTCTCTACCTTCGAGCCTGATGTTTGGGGAGAGAATGAAGAGCCTGTCTATCCCCATTGCGACAGCCATCTGCTTATGGAGTATCATGCTGTGGGTCAGCCTCAGCTTGGAGCCGTAGACTTCGACCTCAGGCGGCTTCAGTGCCTCCTCCGCCGCCGGATCCGGCCACAGGGGGTCGGTTATTGAGCTGAGCATCACGGGGAGCATCCACTTGAATCCCTTGCCTACCAGATATCTTGTCATATAGTCAATGGTCCTCGTCTGAACTTCCATTATTGGTTCAATCTTTCTTGTAACAATTTGGAGAGCGTTCATATTTATCACCTGATTACTGTCAGTGACTTCATCCTTTATGGCTTTTATGCAAATAAACTTGAATTTTGGGCAAAAATCGACATTTAATCAACGATTGTTTTGATTTTATGACAAGTTTTTATGGACAAATTGACGTTTAGGATATCCCCTTGGCGATAGCATTATAACGTTCCCCGAGAATCATGTACGGTGGTCAAAGCATGGGAGTCTACATATTCACCCCCGAAGACCTCGTTCGCTATGGGTCTGCAACTGAAGAACAGCTTGAGGTTCTTAAAGAGGCCATTTTGAGCAGGAAGGACATCCTCATCGCCGGTTCCAGCAGATCTGGAAAGACGAAGCTCGTTGAGGCCTTGATCCACTTCATCCCGGACGACCGAAAAGTAGCCGTTGTCACGGCCTACGGCGAGTTCAAACCCTTTAGGCCCAACATAGTCGTCATAGACACCCAGTTCGACAGTCAGCCTCTAGAAAGGCGCACTTCC encodes the following:
- a CDS encoding AAA family ATPase, yielding MADIVVKEISRVYIGNEPVVRKALAASLVNGNVLFEDHPGLGKTLLAKAFGKALGLNYRRVQFTPDLLPSDILGTKVWRQNLGKFELVKGPIFTNVLLADEINRAPPKTQAALLEAMEERQVTIEGETLVLERPFFVMATQNPIEYEGTYPLPEAQLDRFALRMSVGYPKSLDDEIAILEARIRWAKDDPTVDMEPVIDRGTFLAMQDFVENNIFIHREILRYIAEIVRTARADERVEAGPSPRGALTLLKISKANAMLSGRDFVIPDDVKAYAVEALAHRMVLKPEYSFEDVTTESIVEEVLKRVEVPKKFKPGEEA
- a CDS encoding DUF58 domain-containing protein — encoded protein: MRLARSLFYTSVGLALLGALTEMTEVIYLSLFPLFALAIGLAIRPPAGVAVEREVGKGPYRPGDEIPLRIRLRVEGGMGFILLRQPLPPEVELVEGSNVWAVFKGPRKLEKEFTIKIRVPRRGRYTLPQAEVYVEPLLKFGPGGVIPAGDVLTVTVLPLVKPPRRVRTVNTRSQIPIPLTSYSLTGPISTDFKEIREYRPGDPVKFINWKASARRGDVLVNEYEREGKKTVMFYVDARAAMGVGSFMENPLEYAVSLVASLAYYFLRRGYNVGLYVVGRGELLMPSPGNRQLYAMVKKLMEVELSQGTGEGFVGAFKKSERVLIQYSPLLVVVSNLLDSEELRTALKSVMKYYKGRPPAMVFDLFPYSMFEGKEVELIRLKKLAVENDLRGLAHVFQWDVRKTDVSSVLSKTVRMVR
- a CDS encoding TatD family hydrolase, translating into MIIWDDHFHVDPYHGLFLEAVKEFHRAGGTHLVVVYKTAHDYGFPGLKAEDFMKAMDFHLELVERINRETPVKAYAVVGVHPAEFDYLAREKGLEYAKNEVMKALEYAQGLCLEGKAIGIGEIGRPHYPVPDEIWEASIELMKYGMRLAKEADCAVQLHTESFDEEKFRELGRYVNEVGIKPHKVVKHFSPPLVKVAEEVGVFPSVIASRKNIKAAIEQGNRFMMETDYIDDRRRPGAVLGPKTVPKRTKAFLQNGIFTEEDVYRIHVENPEKVYGVEVKE
- the pbp11 gene encoding tRNA-binding protein Pbp11, with the translated sequence MGLLGFLRRGNQSVEVVSRRPTGRFRVEKKLTVLNRQVLVGEVVEGIIYPGYKVKGRKASPVMRIEKDHREVEFAISGDKVALILEREIPCEKGEDLEIYQS
- a CDS encoding DUF257 family protein yields the protein MEEPNGPLQLLDSIESLLKKLKPGGMTLIENESSMGAEMTLYVLSKYAKKMGMSIIIEDVLDIFPLYVKHMEMMGLGIDLNSVEVIKIGGSEDYGKVAGRINVSDDPEVYTRKRRDYLREKKKHLLINPGLERYLAFHNDFSSVYALINSIKSSMDTNVRFNVYIVDVPILENLELNPLPILEDIATSVVHLQDTGEYLDIRFKKSIFTLMYDINRVLVSPKDIVSWGERIGGNSDGPSGVPEER
- a CDS encoding DUF257 family protein; this translates as MELEPAVGIVEKTHPGETVLLEYVPSYIPEFTLKFFIEYCREKGIPLLIDDNFDTLYILKTHLEKLDVEIDLSDVLVVKTGGRKNVGKVLATVKFHPDPRVYTREYMKAVKPAMAKLEGTFINLVVGVEHLFLLSRNLRDRYSIILTIQKFTGAPTRKAFYLVNKEILEDMSPTVLHEIERVATAVMSMEPMPAGAKVKVVKSLNLKDVGKTIPIQLGGDLIGRT
- a CDS encoding asparagine synthetase A, with the protein product MNMNALQIVTRKIEPIMEVQTRTIDYMTRYLVGKGFKWMLPVMLSSITDPLWPDPAAEEALKPPEVEVYGSKLRLTHSMILHKQMAVAMGIDRLFILSPNIRLEGREADDGRHAYEFTQLDFEIAGASMDDVMTLIEGLISGLFREARSWGLEREVPRVRAPFKRFTLEEIVEEFGSEDEASRLMEEPFWVTDIEREFYDREDPERPGHFRNYDLYLPEGYGEVSSGGEREWQYEVIVRKMKRAGISLEAFRPYLEVAKAGLLRPSAGAGIGVERLIRYMVGAGHIAEVQPFPRIPGVPAVI